One Pagrus major chromosome 15, Pma_NU_1.0 DNA window includes the following coding sequences:
- the LOC141009508 gene encoding rho GTPase-activating protein 19-like isoform X1, whose translation MAAENDPQNNPKLDRRGTKCSVFISQEKPNASQPVIFNPDFFVERLRHEHPQVFTELVLSNITRLIDLPGDEFAQLTGESEPRVPPASGFLRSFNFLKRKDKGVVFGAPLTEEGIAQIYQLIEYLSKNLHVEGLFRVPGHSLRQAALREMLNAGAEIDLETGDFHPNDAATLLKAYLGELPEPLLTHRHYHAHLKIGELTRFDDKWNKTNVPDKERQIEAFQLLFMLLPPANRSLLKLLLDLLYHTARNQHVNKMSAINLATMFAPHIIWPKNVLASDLQENIEKLNNGVAFLIRHSQKLFKAPAYIKEYTRLYFKGSKTLQSKDDLTLCSKDGPLCSIPPASPSPSVRTLGGEVCSSSTVGSSETQSYTESALKELYQQVSNMPESAKKKKLIRQFEKQPLQTPSAESRTPFSRKHWRSRSLGGIIKRKMLGSQVLTEKENSKVQSPLPSGSSDGQGRENIACGGLVQD comes from the exons ATGGCGGCTGAAAATGATCCCCAAAACAATCCCAAACTGGACAGAAG GGGAACAAAATGCAGTGTGTTTATCAGCCAGGAAAAGCCAAACGCAAGCCAGCCTGTGATCTTTAACCCAGACTTCTTTGTGGAGAGGCTGAGACATGAGCATCCACAGGTCTTCACGGAACTGGTACTGAGCAATATCACTCGACTCATAGACCTTCCAGGAGATGAGTTTGCCCAGCTCACCGGAGAGTCTGAGCCCAGGGTGCCCCCCGCCAGTGGCTTTCTACGCTCCTTCAACTTCCTGAAACGGAAAG ACAAAGGAGTTGTTTTTGGTGCCCCATTAACTGAAGAAGGAATTGCACAGATCTATCAGCTCATTGaatacctgagtaaaa ACCTTCATGTGGAGGGTTTGTTCCGTGTGCCAGGCCACAGCCTAAGGCAGGCAGCCCTGAGGGAAATGCTGAACGCTGGGGCAGAGATAGATCTAGAGACAGGCGACTTCCACCCCAATGATGCGGCCACATTGCTCAAAGCATACCTGGGAGAGCTGCCGGAGCCTCTGCTCACGCACAGACACTATCATGCTCATCTGAAGATTGGAG AACTGACTCGCTTTGATGATAAGTGGAATAAGACAAATGTGCCTGACAAGGAGCGCCAGATTGAGGCGTTTCAGCTGCTTTTCATGTTGCTTCCACCAGCCAACCGCAGCCTGTTGAAGCTGCTGCTTGATCTGCTGTACCACACTGCCCGCAATCAGCACGTCAACAAGATGTCTGCCATCAATCTAGCCACAATGTTTGCTCCACACATAATCTGGCCCAAAAAC GTGTTGGCAAGTGACCTGCAGGAAAACATCGAGAAACTGAATAATGGCGTAGCGTTCCTCATCAGGCACTCACAAAAACTGTTCAAG GCACCTGCATATATCAAAGAATATACACGCTTGTACTTCAAAGGATCAAAAACTCTTCAGTCTAAG GATGACCTGACACTCTGTTCCAAAGACGGGCCCTTGTGTTCAATACCGCCTGCCTCCCCTTCTCCCTCCGTGAGAACACTGGGAGGTGaggtttgcagcagcagcaccgtcGGGTCATCTGAGACTCAGAGTTATACTGAGTCTGCCCTCAAAGAGCTGTACCAGCAGGTCAGCAACATGCCTGAGTCTGCCAAAAAGAAGAAACTCATAAGACAG TTTGAAAAGCAGCCTCTGCAGACCCCTTCAGCTGAGTCTCGGACACCATTCAGCAGGAAACATTGGCGTTCACGCTCTTTAGGTGGAATTATCAAG AGGAAGATGTTGGGAAGCCAGGTattgacagagaaagaaaacagcaaagtGCAGAGTCCTCTACCCAGCGGTTCAAGTGATGGCCAGGGAAGAGAAAACATCGCCTGTGGAGGA ctcGTCCAGGATTAA
- the LOC141009508 gene encoding rho GTPase-activating protein 19-like isoform X2: protein MAAENDPQNNPKLDRRGTKCSVFISQEKPNASQPVIFNPDFFVERLRHEHPQVFTELVLSNITRLIDLPGDEFAQLTGESEPRVPPASGFLRSFNFLKRKDKGVVFGAPLTEEGIAQIYQLIEYLSKNLHVEGLFRVPGHSLRQAALREMLNAGAEIDLETGDFHPNDAATLLKAYLGELPEPLLTHRHYHAHLKIGELTRFDDKWNKTNVPDKERQIEAFQLLFMLLPPANRSLLKLLLDLLYHTARNQHVNKMSAINLATMFAPHIIWPKNVLASDLQENIEKLNNGVAFLIRHSQKLFKAPAYIKEYTRLYFKGSKTLQSKDDLTLCSKDGPLCSIPPASPSPSVRTLGGEVCSSSTVGSSETQSYTESALKELYQQVSNMPESAKKKKLIRQVW, encoded by the exons ATGGCGGCTGAAAATGATCCCCAAAACAATCCCAAACTGGACAGAAG GGGAACAAAATGCAGTGTGTTTATCAGCCAGGAAAAGCCAAACGCAAGCCAGCCTGTGATCTTTAACCCAGACTTCTTTGTGGAGAGGCTGAGACATGAGCATCCACAGGTCTTCACGGAACTGGTACTGAGCAATATCACTCGACTCATAGACCTTCCAGGAGATGAGTTTGCCCAGCTCACCGGAGAGTCTGAGCCCAGGGTGCCCCCCGCCAGTGGCTTTCTACGCTCCTTCAACTTCCTGAAACGGAAAG ACAAAGGAGTTGTTTTTGGTGCCCCATTAACTGAAGAAGGAATTGCACAGATCTATCAGCTCATTGaatacctgagtaaaa ACCTTCATGTGGAGGGTTTGTTCCGTGTGCCAGGCCACAGCCTAAGGCAGGCAGCCCTGAGGGAAATGCTGAACGCTGGGGCAGAGATAGATCTAGAGACAGGCGACTTCCACCCCAATGATGCGGCCACATTGCTCAAAGCATACCTGGGAGAGCTGCCGGAGCCTCTGCTCACGCACAGACACTATCATGCTCATCTGAAGATTGGAG AACTGACTCGCTTTGATGATAAGTGGAATAAGACAAATGTGCCTGACAAGGAGCGCCAGATTGAGGCGTTTCAGCTGCTTTTCATGTTGCTTCCACCAGCCAACCGCAGCCTGTTGAAGCTGCTGCTTGATCTGCTGTACCACACTGCCCGCAATCAGCACGTCAACAAGATGTCTGCCATCAATCTAGCCACAATGTTTGCTCCACACATAATCTGGCCCAAAAAC GTGTTGGCAAGTGACCTGCAGGAAAACATCGAGAAACTGAATAATGGCGTAGCGTTCCTCATCAGGCACTCACAAAAACTGTTCAAG GCACCTGCATATATCAAAGAATATACACGCTTGTACTTCAAAGGATCAAAAACTCTTCAGTCTAAG GATGACCTGACACTCTGTTCCAAAGACGGGCCCTTGTGTTCAATACCGCCTGCCTCCCCTTCTCCCTCCGTGAGAACACTGGGAGGTGaggtttgcagcagcagcaccgtcGGGTCATCTGAGACTCAGAGTTATACTGAGTCTGCCCTCAAAGAGCTGTACCAGCAGGTCAGCAACATGCCTGAGTCTGCCAAAAAGAAGAAACTCATAAGACAGGTATGGTAG